A portion of the Streptomyces platensis genome contains these proteins:
- a CDS encoding HAMP domain-containing sensor histidine kinase, with protein sequence MRTRLLPLLIVLMAGVLLALGIPLGVITAGVEQQRVVVDRIDDAARFASLAQFVTARPDADERNKTPEEDERRATLRTELARYYDLYGIRAGVFYRDRTPMAAAPVGLPVPQDGEAARAFSEALAGRRSHDPHQVWPWDDKGRIPVASPVIRDGDVVAVVMTDSPTGQLRSHVLRGWLLIAAGECAAMLVAVAAAFRLTGWVLRPVRVLDAASHDIATGRMNARVAATAGPPELRRLARSFNEMADNVEDVLEQQRAFVADASHQLRNPLAALLLRIELLALELPDGNAEIAAVRTEGKRLARVLDDLLDLALAEHTAADLQLTDVAALAAGRVDSWHPLADDKGVGLTYEGQSAVTGWADPVALSSALDAVIDNALKFTPEGRPVTVGVAPDGERVHVTVADRGPGLTDDELSRVGDRFWRSGRHQNVSGSGLGLSITRALLTAGGATISYAPHPPHGLKVTVTVPRTAP encoded by the coding sequence GTGCGCACCCGACTCCTCCCGCTGCTCATCGTCCTCATGGCCGGTGTCCTGCTCGCGCTCGGCATCCCCCTCGGCGTCATCACGGCCGGGGTGGAGCAGCAGCGGGTGGTCGTCGACCGGATCGACGACGCCGCCCGCTTCGCCTCCCTCGCCCAGTTCGTCACCGCCCGCCCCGACGCGGACGAACGGAACAAGACCCCGGAGGAGGACGAGCGGCGCGCCACCCTCCGTACCGAGCTCGCGCGCTACTACGACCTCTACGGCATACGTGCCGGTGTCTTCTACCGCGATCGCACCCCCATGGCCGCCGCCCCCGTCGGCCTGCCGGTACCCCAGGACGGCGAGGCCGCACGCGCCTTCAGCGAGGCGCTGGCCGGCCGCCGCAGCCATGACCCGCACCAGGTCTGGCCCTGGGACGACAAGGGCCGCATCCCGGTCGCCTCACCGGTGATCCGCGACGGCGATGTGGTCGCCGTCGTCATGACCGACTCACCCACGGGGCAGCTGCGCTCGCACGTCCTGCGCGGCTGGCTGCTGATCGCGGCCGGCGAGTGCGCGGCCATGCTCGTGGCCGTGGCCGCGGCCTTCCGCCTCACGGGCTGGGTGCTGCGGCCCGTACGGGTCCTGGACGCGGCCAGCCACGACATCGCCACCGGCCGGATGAACGCCCGGGTCGCCGCCACCGCGGGCCCGCCCGAACTGCGCCGGCTGGCCCGCTCGTTCAACGAGATGGCCGACAACGTCGAGGACGTCCTGGAGCAGCAGCGCGCCTTTGTCGCCGACGCGTCCCACCAGCTGCGCAACCCGCTGGCCGCGCTGCTGCTGCGGATCGAGCTGCTGGCCCTCGAACTCCCCGACGGCAACGCGGAGATCGCCGCGGTCCGCACCGAGGGCAAACGCCTGGCCCGGGTCCTGGACGATCTGCTCGACCTCGCCCTCGCCGAACACACCGCCGCCGACCTCCAGCTCACCGATGTCGCGGCGCTGGCCGCCGGCCGCGTCGACTCCTGGCATCCGCTGGCCGACGACAAGGGCGTCGGCCTCACCTACGAGGGGCAGAGCGCCGTCACCGGCTGGGCCGACCCGGTGGCCCTCTCCAGCGCCCTGGACGCCGTGATCGACAACGCCCTGAAGTTCACCCCGGAGGGCCGTCCGGTCACCGTCGGCGTCGCACCGGACGGCGAGCGTGTCCACGTCACCGTCGCCGACCGGGGCCCCGGCCTCACCGACGACGAGCTCTCCCGGGTCGGTGACCGCTTCTGGCGCAGCGGCCGCCACCAGAACGTCTCCGGATCGGGACTCGGCCTGTCGATCACCCGCGCGCTGCTCACCGCGGGCGGCGCCACCATCAGCTACGCCCCGCATCCGCCGCACGGGCTGAAGGTCACCGTGACCGTGCCGCGCACCGCACCGTGA
- a CDS encoding cold-shock protein encodes MASGTVKWFNSEKGFGFIEQDGGGPDVFAHYSNINAQGFRELLEGQKVTFDVTQGPKGPQAENIAAA; translated from the coding sequence ATGGCTTCCGGCACCGTCAAGTGGTTCAACTCGGAAAAGGGCTTCGGCTTCATCGAGCAGGACGGCGGCGGCCCCGACGTCTTCGCCCACTACTCGAACATCAACGCGCAGGGCTTCCGTGAGCTCCTCGAGGGCCAGAAGGTCACCTTCGACGTGACCCAGGGCCCCAAGGGCCCGCAGGCGGAGAACATCGCCGCTGCCTGA
- a CDS encoding TAXI family TRAP transporter solute-binding subunit encodes MFTALPGAGRRAFQAAIAALVALGLGLWWLMSTGGTPAPGGRVTLATGVPTGVYARYGELLKQDLAHDLPDVDLRLARSEGSIDNLRQLVAGRAEYGIATADAVATYKIRGEPGADRLRACARLYDDYAQLVVPKDSAVRSTKDLRRLRVGVGTDGSGVQLLTRRLLEAAGLDFARDIKPVRVGIDRMPQLLEQHKLDAFFWSGGLPTTAVQRLAQRFPVRLVQLGDLSEALHRQGERTRYYRAAVMPADAYPKAQGGQAVKTIAVANLLVTTDREDAALTEGITRTVIDSRDWIGRQVHAAQKVDLRTAVFTDPLELHTGARRYYVSQKP; translated from the coding sequence ATGTTCACAGCACTCCCCGGCGCCGGTCGCCGGGCCTTCCAGGCGGCGATCGCGGCACTGGTCGCCCTCGGGCTGGGGCTGTGGTGGCTGATGTCGACCGGCGGTACGCCCGCGCCCGGGGGCCGGGTGACGCTGGCGACGGGCGTCCCGACCGGCGTCTACGCGCGCTACGGGGAGCTGCTGAAGCAGGATCTGGCCCATGATCTGCCGGACGTGGATCTGCGGCTGGCCCGCAGCGAGGGCTCGATCGACAATCTGCGGCAGCTGGTCGCCGGGCGCGCGGAGTACGGCATCGCGACGGCGGACGCGGTCGCCACGTACAAGATCAGGGGCGAGCCGGGCGCGGACCGGCTGCGGGCCTGTGCGCGGCTGTACGACGACTACGCGCAGCTGGTGGTGCCGAAGGACTCCGCGGTGCGCTCGACGAAGGATCTGCGGCGGCTGCGGGTCGGGGTCGGGACCGACGGCTCCGGCGTCCAGCTGCTCACCCGGCGCCTGCTGGAGGCGGCCGGGCTGGACTTCGCGAGGGACATCAAGCCGGTGCGGGTCGGTATCGACCGGATGCCGCAGCTGCTGGAGCAGCACAAGCTGGACGCCTTCTTCTGGTCCGGCGGGCTGCCGACGACGGCGGTGCAGCGGCTGGCGCAGCGCTTCCCGGTGCGGCTGGTCCAGCTCGGGGATCTGAGCGAGGCGCTGCACCGGCAGGGCGAGCGCACCCGCTACTACCGGGCCGCGGTGATGCCCGCCGACGCCTACCCGAAGGCCCAGGGCGGGCAGGCGGTGAAGACGATCGCGGTGGCGAATCTGCTGGTGACAACGGACCGCGAGGACGCCGCGCTGACCGAGGGCATCACCCGGACCGTCATCGACAGCCGGGACTGGATCGGCCGCCAGGTGCATGCCGCGCAGAAGGTGGATCTGCGGACGGCGGTGTTCACCGACCCGCTGGAGCTGCACACCGGGGCCCGGCGCTATTACGTGTCGCAGAAGCCCTGA
- a CDS encoding DoxX family protein yields the protein MKPPTALRPDTRARSEAVRPPPVAADAGLLLLRLTVGLILAGHGAQKLFGLFGGRGLDITAKGFASLGYRPGTFFAGLAGASEVLGGLGLALGLLTPLAAAALIGVMINAVVLAAPKGLWAETGGLEYPLTIAVVALTIAATGPGRYALDRPFRWGHGGWRSAAFSLGAGGLGAALVLAL from the coding sequence ATGAAACCGCCCACCGCACTGCGGCCCGACACCCGTGCCCGGTCCGAGGCCGTCCGCCCACCCCCCGTCGCGGCCGATGCCGGGCTGCTCCTCCTGCGGCTGACCGTGGGACTGATCCTGGCCGGCCACGGTGCCCAGAAGCTCTTCGGGCTCTTCGGCGGCCGGGGCCTCGACATCACCGCCAAGGGCTTCGCATCGCTCGGCTACCGGCCCGGCACCTTCTTCGCCGGCCTCGCCGGAGCCTCGGAAGTCCTCGGCGGCCTCGGCCTCGCCCTGGGACTGCTCACCCCCCTGGCAGCCGCCGCACTGATCGGCGTGATGATCAATGCCGTGGTCCTGGCGGCGCCCAAGGGCCTCTGGGCGGAAACCGGCGGCCTCGAATATCCGCTGACCATCGCCGTCGTCGCACTGACCATCGCGGCCACCGGCCCCGGCCGCTACGCCCTCGACCGGCCCTTCCGCTGGGGGCACGGCGGCTGGCGCAGTGCGGCCTTCTCCCTGGGAGCCGGCGGCCTCGGCGCCGCCCTCGTGCTGGCCCTCTGA
- the miaB gene encoding tRNA (N6-isopentenyl adenosine(37)-C2)-methylthiotransferase MiaB — protein MSSSDRSQAVGVNKSYEIRTYGCQMNVHDSERLSGLLEEAGYVPAPKDGDGADVVVFNTCAVRENADNRLYGNLGQLAPKKAARPGMQIAVGGCLAQKDRDTIVKKAPWVDVVFGTHNIGKLPVLLERARVQEEAQVEIAESLEAFPSTLPTRRESAYAAWVSISVGCNNTCTFCIVPALRGKEKDRRPGDILAEIEALVSEGVSEITLLGQNVNAYGSDIGDREAFSKLLRACGTIEGLERVRFTSPHPRDFTDDVIAAMAETPNAMPQLHMPLQSGSDRVLKAMRRSYRQERFLGIIEKVRAAMPDAAISTDIIVGFPGETEEDFEQTLHTVRESRFAQAFTFQYSKRPGTPAADMEGQIPKAVVQERYERLVALQEEISWAENKKQVGRTLEVLVAEGEGRKDEATHRLSGRAADNRLVHFTRPDEPVRPGDVVTVEITYAAPHHLLAEGPAKAVRRTRAGDAWEKRNAAPADKPTGVLLGLPTIGAPAPSPAPAAGCGCD, from the coding sequence ATGAGCAGCAGTGACCGGAGCCAGGCAGTGGGCGTCAACAAGAGTTACGAGATCCGCACCTACGGGTGCCAGATGAACGTCCACGACTCCGAGCGGTTGTCCGGCCTGCTGGAAGAGGCCGGATACGTGCCCGCGCCCAAGGACGGCGACGGCGCCGATGTCGTGGTCTTCAACACCTGCGCGGTGCGCGAGAACGCCGACAACCGGCTCTACGGCAACCTCGGTCAGCTCGCCCCGAAGAAGGCCGCGCGGCCCGGGATGCAGATCGCCGTGGGCGGCTGTCTCGCCCAGAAGGACCGCGACACCATCGTCAAGAAGGCCCCCTGGGTCGACGTGGTCTTCGGGACCCACAACATCGGCAAGCTGCCGGTGCTGCTGGAGCGCGCCCGCGTCCAGGAAGAGGCGCAGGTCGAGATCGCCGAATCGCTGGAGGCGTTCCCCTCGACCCTGCCCACCCGGCGGGAGAGCGCCTACGCGGCCTGGGTCTCCATCTCCGTGGGCTGCAACAACACCTGCACCTTCTGCATCGTGCCCGCGCTCCGTGGCAAGGAGAAGGACCGCCGGCCCGGCGACATCCTGGCCGAGATCGAGGCGCTGGTCTCCGAGGGCGTCAGCGAGATCACCCTGCTCGGCCAGAACGTCAACGCCTACGGCTCCGACATCGGCGACCGCGAGGCCTTCAGCAAGCTGCTGCGCGCCTGCGGCACGATCGAGGGCCTGGAGCGGGTCCGCTTCACCTCCCCGCACCCCCGCGACTTCACCGACGACGTCATCGCCGCCATGGCCGAGACGCCGAACGCGATGCCGCAGCTCCACATGCCGCTCCAGTCCGGCTCCGACCGCGTCCTGAAGGCGATGCGCCGCTCGTACCGCCAGGAGCGCTTCCTCGGCATCATCGAGAAGGTGCGGGCCGCGATGCCGGACGCCGCCATCTCCACGGACATCATCGTCGGCTTCCCCGGCGAGACCGAGGAGGACTTCGAGCAGACCCTGCACACGGTCCGCGAGTCCCGCTTCGCCCAGGCCTTCACCTTCCAGTACTCCAAGCGCCCCGGCACCCCGGCCGCCGACATGGAGGGCCAGATCCCCAAGGCCGTCGTCCAGGAGCGCTACGAGCGCCTGGTCGCCCTCCAGGAGGAGATCTCCTGGGCGGAGAACAAGAAGCAGGTCGGCCGCACCCTGGAGGTCCTGGTCGCCGAGGGCGAGGGCCGCAAGGACGAGGCGACCCACCGGCTGTCCGGCCGCGCCGCCGACAACCGGCTGGTCCACTTCACCCGCCCCGACGAGCCGGTCCGCCCCGGCGACGTGGTGACCGTCGAGATCACCTACGCCGCTCCGCACCACCTCCTGGCGGAGGGCCCGGCCAAGGCGGTCCGCCGCACCCGCGCCGGGGACGCCTGGGAGAAGCGCAACGCCGCCCCTGCGGACAAGCCCACGGGCGTCCTGCTGGGCCTGCCCACCATCGGGGCCCCGGCACCGAGCCCGGCGCCCGCCGCCGGCTGCGGCTGCGACTGA
- a CDS encoding class III extradiol dioxygenase subunit B-like domain-containing protein, with the protein MLVAAALCPCPPLLVPEVAAGAAPELDALRAACLDAIGVLAAARPDRLVVLGPTDEAGSGPYPQGAIGSFRGFGVDLEVPLGAAETAPERELPPSLSVGAWLLSRTDWDDAPVEGLGVAQSLPRDRCLELGREIAAAAPRVALLVLGDGSACRTVKAPGYFDERAEPFDAEVARALGGADLAALTALDEERAAGLQASGRACWQALAGAAENADRSGRLLREEAPYGVGYFVAAWS; encoded by the coding sequence ATGCTCGTAGCCGCCGCCCTCTGCCCCTGCCCGCCGCTGCTCGTCCCGGAGGTGGCCGCCGGGGCGGCGCCCGAACTCGACGCACTGCGCGCCGCCTGTCTGGACGCGATCGGCGTGCTCGCCGCGGCCCGCCCCGACCGGCTGGTCGTCCTCGGGCCCACCGACGAGGCCGGCAGCGGCCCGTACCCCCAGGGGGCCATCGGTTCCTTCCGCGGCTTCGGGGTGGACCTCGAGGTGCCGCTGGGCGCCGCGGAGACCGCACCGGAGCGGGAACTCCCGCCGTCGCTGTCCGTCGGCGCCTGGCTGCTGTCCCGTACGGACTGGGACGACGCCCCCGTGGAAGGGCTGGGAGTGGCGCAGTCGCTGCCCCGCGACCGCTGCCTCGAACTGGGCCGGGAGATCGCCGCGGCCGCTCCCCGGGTCGCCCTGCTGGTGCTGGGGGACGGCAGCGCCTGCCGGACGGTGAAGGCGCCCGGCTACTTCGACGAGCGGGCCGAGCCCTTCGACGCCGAGGTGGCCCGCGCCCTGGGCGGCGCCGACCTCGCCGCACTGACCGCACTCGACGAGGAGCGGGCCGCCGGCCTCCAGGCGTCCGGACGGGCCTGCTGGCAGGCCCTGGCGGGGGCGGCGGAGAACGCTGACCGGAGCGGCCGGCTGCTCCGCGAGGAGGCCCCCTACGGGGTGGGCTACTTCGTGGCGGCCTGGTCGTAG
- the miaA gene encoding tRNA (adenosine(37)-N6)-dimethylallyltransferase MiaA — protein sequence MNTVVPAPRVIAVVGPTAAGKSDLGVALAQHVGGEVINADSMQLYRGMDIGTAKLTPEEQQGVPHRLLDIWDVTRAANVAEYQRLARAEIDRLLAEGRTPVLVGGSGLYVRGAIDALDFPGTDPEVRARLEAELAELGSGPLHARLAAADPEAGRAILASNGRRIVRALEVIEITGRPFTANLPGHEAVYNTLQIGVDVARPELDERIARRVDRMWEAGLVDEVRRLEGEGLREGRTASRALGYQQVLAQLAGECTEQQARDETVRATKRFARRQDSWFRRDPRVHWLSGAAEHRGELPGQALALLERPVTA from the coding sequence GTGAACACCGTCGTTCCCGCTCCGCGGGTCATCGCCGTCGTCGGTCCCACCGCGGCCGGAAAGTCCGATCTGGGCGTCGCGCTCGCACAACACGTGGGGGGCGAGGTCATCAACGCCGACTCCATGCAGCTCTACCGCGGCATGGACATCGGCACCGCCAAACTCACGCCCGAGGAGCAGCAGGGCGTCCCGCACCGCCTCCTGGACATCTGGGACGTGACCCGCGCCGCCAACGTCGCCGAGTACCAGCGGCTGGCCCGCGCCGAGATCGACCGGCTGCTCGCCGAGGGCCGCACCCCGGTCCTGGTCGGCGGCTCCGGCCTCTACGTACGCGGCGCCATCGACGCGCTCGACTTCCCCGGCACCGACCCGGAGGTGCGCGCCCGCCTGGAGGCCGAACTCGCCGAACTGGGCAGCGGCCCCCTCCACGCCCGGCTGGCCGCCGCCGACCCCGAGGCCGGCCGCGCGATCCTGGCGAGCAACGGCCGCCGCATCGTGCGCGCCCTGGAGGTCATCGAGATCACCGGCCGCCCCTTCACCGCCAACCTCCCCGGCCACGAAGCGGTCTACAACACCCTCCAGATCGGCGTCGATGTCGCACGCCCCGAACTCGACGAGCGGATCGCGCGGCGGGTCGACCGTATGTGGGAGGCGGGCCTGGTCGACGAGGTGCGCCGGCTGGAGGGCGAGGGGCTGCGCGAGGGCCGTACGGCGTCCCGGGCGCTCGGCTACCAGCAGGTGCTCGCCCAGCTCGCGGGGGAGTGCACCGAGCAGCAGGCGCGCGACGAGACGGTGCGCGCCACCAAGCGCTTCGCGCGCCGCCAGGACTCGTGGTTCCGCCGGGACCCGCGGGTCCACTGGCTCAGCGGCGCCGCCGAGCACCGGGGAGAACTTCCTGGACAGGCACTGGCGTTGCTCGAACGACCGGTCACAGCCTGA
- the dapF gene encoding diaminopimelate epimerase: MTSTQRLAFLKGHGTENDFVIVPDPDGRLDLPATAVARICDRRAGLGGDGLLHVVRSAAHPEAHAQADEAEWFMDYRNGDGSIAEMCGNGVRVFARYLLHAGLVEAGDLAIATRAGVRRVHLAKTGDVTVSMGRAQLPEEGVVVTLGGRSWPARNVNMGNPHAVTFVEDLAHAGELLAVPPFSPASVYPDGVNVEFVVDRGPRHVAMRVHERGSGETRSCGTGACAVAVATARRDGVDPAETGTPATYRVDVLGGSLSITERPDGTVEMTGPAEIVAEGTFDAAWLAAALA; the protein is encoded by the coding sequence GTGACCAGCACGCAGCGCCTCGCCTTTCTCAAGGGCCACGGCACCGAGAACGACTTCGTGATCGTCCCCGACCCGGACGGGCGGCTCGATCTGCCCGCGACCGCCGTCGCCAGGATCTGCGACCGGCGGGCCGGCCTCGGCGGCGACGGCCTGCTGCACGTCGTACGGTCCGCCGCACACCCCGAGGCGCACGCCCAGGCCGACGAGGCCGAGTGGTTCATGGACTACCGCAACGGTGACGGCTCGATCGCCGAGATGTGCGGCAACGGCGTCCGCGTCTTCGCGCGCTATCTGCTGCACGCCGGCCTGGTCGAGGCCGGTGACCTCGCCATCGCCACCCGCGCCGGCGTACGCCGTGTGCATCTCGCCAAGACCGGCGATGTCACGGTCTCCATGGGCCGGGCCCAACTCCCCGAGGAGGGCGTCGTCGTCACCCTCGGCGGCCGCAGCTGGCCGGCCCGCAACGTGAACATGGGCAATCCGCACGCGGTCACCTTCGTCGAGGACCTGGCCCACGCCGGCGAACTGCTGGCCGTACCGCCGTTCAGCCCAGCCTCGGTTTATCCCGACGGCGTCAACGTGGAGTTCGTCGTCGACCGCGGTCCGCGCCATGTGGCGATGCGGGTCCACGAACGCGGTTCCGGCGAGACCCGCTCCTGCGGCACCGGCGCCTGCGCGGTCGCCGTCGCCACCGCCCGCCGGGACGGTGTCGACCCCGCCGAGACCGGTACGCCCGCCACGTACCGGGTCGATGTGCTCGGCGGCAGCCTGTCGATCACCGAGCGGCCCGATGGCACGGTCGAGATGACGGGCCCGGCCGAGATCGTCGCCGAGGGCACGTTCGACGCCGCCTGGCTGGCCGCCGCGCTCGCCTGA